One Purpureocillium takamizusanense chromosome 12, complete sequence DNA window includes the following coding sequences:
- a CDS encoding uncharacterized protein (COG:S~EggNog:ENOG503P9G9~SECRETED:SignalP(1-18~SECRETED:cutsite=TLA-AP~SECRETED:prob=0.8195)), producing the protein MFSSTITLALLSAAGTLAAPTNSSTCTSPTGDLTVSSFQLYPENADFDTQRCVTYFSVLYNASVAVYDANKNAVTRIIELTGLTGRAELHASGVRMRPDGHLSMIINAGAAFDTSGKDISGENFLVNYNLDENKIMGEPIDLNAVSGGRYGGFQDVTYDTCGNAFVVGTYPGSIVKVSAVGSKAVQWIADEDANSTVAGYSGIVSYGNTLIATNGKDGGLYRFDAHKAKGEPVSIPLSGKQTTLGKALDKAHMPAKYGDNVILVSDTTDGTIVVRSEDGWKTAKIVGTIANALQSEKGYSVATVQIGESIYVVTEYFEDAAKKVEGTNAGDRTKFPLRDITAELDAMLNKVAATRR; encoded by the exons ATGTTCTCGTCTACCATCACACTTGCGCTGCTCTCGGCAGCTGGCACTCTGGCCGCCCCGACGAACAGCTCGACATGCACCTCGCCCACTGGGGATTTGACCGTTTCGTCATTCCAGCTGTACCCTGAAAATGCAGACTTTGACACCCAACGATGTGTTACATACTTCAG TGTCCTCTACAACGCCTCCGTTGCGGTCTACGATGCGAACAAAAACGCCGTGACGCGCATCATCGAACTTACAGGTCTGACCGGGCGAGCGGAGCTCCATGCTAGCGGTGTTCGCATGCGTCCCGACGGGCATCTGTCCATGATTAtcaacgccggcgccgccttcgacACCTCGGGAAAGGACATCTCGGGCGAAAACTTCCTCGTCAACTACAACCTCGATGAGAACAAGATTATGGGCGAGCCGATCGACCTGAATGCCGTATCCGGCGGGCGGTACGGCGGGTTCCAGGATGTCACCTACGACACGTGTGGCAACGCTTTCGTCGTTGGCACGTATcccggcagcatcgtcaaggTCAGCGCGGTCGGCTCCAAGGCCGTGCAATGgatcgccgacgaggacgccaacAGCACCGTCGCTGGCTACTCGGGCATCGTGTCGTACGGCAACACCCTCATCGCAAccaacggcaaggacggTGGTCTCTACCGCTTCGACGCgcacaaggccaagggcgagccTGTCTCGATCCCCTTGTCTGGAAAGCAGACTACCCTCGGCAAGGCTTTGGACAAGGCTCACATGCCTGCCAAGTACGGGGACAACGTTATCCTGGTCTCGGATACGACGGACGGGACCATTGTGGTGCGGTCGGAGGACGGGTGGAAGACGGCCAAGATTGTCGGCACCATTGCAAACGCGCTCCAGTCTGAGAAGGGATACTCTGTGGCGACTGTCCAGATTGGCGAGAGCATCTACGTCGTCACCGAGTACTTCGAGGACGCGGCAAAGAAAGTCGAGGGCACCAATGCTGGCGACAGGACCAAGTTCCCGCTTCGCGATATTACGGCTGAGTTGGATGCTATGTTGAACAAGGTCGCTGCTACGCGGAGGTAA
- a CDS encoding uncharacterized protein (COG:S~TransMembrane:7 (n3-12c17/18o107-126i138-161o181-207i219-240o266-289i301-321o341-364i)~SECRETED:SignalP(1-17~SECRETED:cutsite=TWA-GS~SECRETED:prob=0.6715)~EggNog:ENOG503P1GJ): MRLAAAVVATALPLTWAGSLPSANDLLLSLQKAPHCAQECLANATVQSHCSLDDPTCICVDKYADIEEAGSPCILKSCSLIEALFTKNLTETTCNRPRRDKAPRYDAMNISMGVITALLVVVRLVFKRFFSQRNTLGADDVAILLTLVIGVPCTIINKVGLTAHGMGKDVWTLSPDILTDFVLYFYVMEVLYLAEMSLIKLSLSLFYLYIFPGTTTRRLLLGTAVFNVIFGFTFVTTAVFQCSPVHYYWTQYVDATSHGRCININLFAWINAALAIAVDVWMIAIPLFQIKKLELHWKKKIGVAIMFLIGTFVTIVSILRLQSLIYFANSKNPTWDQWIVAWWSTIEVNVGMICTCLPTVRLILVRIYPRVFSTNTSRNKSISGFAERYGRNSNMFGRNQIQLSSVETNLAEVGGKQPGLSSETTERNLGR; the protein is encoded by the exons ATGCGTCTGGCTGCAGCCGTCGTTGCAACAGCGTTACCCTTGACATGGGCAGGATCTCTCCCTTCGGCCAATGACCTGCTCCTATCCCTGCAAAAAGCGCCTCATTGTGCG CAAGAATGTCTTGCCAACGCAACCGTGCAATCCCATTGCTCGCTTGATGATCCCACATGCATCTGCGTGGACAAATATGCCGACATCGAGGAGGCCGGATCACCGTGCATTCTCAAGTCATGCTCTCTAATAGAAGCTTTGT TCACCAAGAACCTGACCGAGACGACGTGCAACCGACCGAGGCGCGACAAGGCACCGAGATATGATGCCATGAACATCTCCATGGGCGTCATCACCGCGCTGCTAGTCGTCGTTCGTCTCGTCTTCAAGCGCTTTTTCAGCCAGCGAAACACactcggcgccgacgacgtggcaATACTGTTGACATTGGTGATAGGCGTCCCCTGCACAATCATCAACAAGGTTGGCCTTACAGCCCATGGCATGGGCAAAGATGTCTGGACATTGTCTCCCGATATACTTACCGACTTTGTGTTGTACTTTTACGTCATGGAAGTCCTGTATCTGGCGGAAATGTCACTCATCAAACTTAGCCTGTCCCTATTCTATCTTTACATCTTCCCAGGCACTACGACACGCCGGCTGCTTCTCGGGACTGCGGTTTTCAACGTCATATTTGGGTTTACCTTTGTTACAACGGCTGTGTTTCAATGCAGTCCGGTCCACTATTACTGGACGCAGTATGTTGATGCCACGTCACACGGCCGGTGCATTAACATCAATCTCTTCGCCTGGATCAATGCGGCACTCGCCATCGCGGTCGATGTATGGATGATTGCGATACCGCTCTTCCAGATCAAGAAACTAGAGCTCCACTGGAAGAAGAAAATCGGTGTTGCTATCATGTTTTTGATAGGGACATT CGTCACAATCGTCTCAATCTTGCGTCTCCAGTCGCTTATTTACTTTGCAAACTCCAAAAATCCTACGTGGGACCAGTGGATTGTCGCTTGGTGGTCGACTATCGAAGTCAACGTGGGCATGATTTGCACCTGTTTGCCAACCGTTCGTCTGATCCTCGTGCGGATATATCCCCGGGTGTTCAGCACCAACACCTCGCGCAACAAGTCCATCTCGGGCTTCGCGGAGAGGTATGGACGAAATAGCAACATGTTTGGTCGAAACCAGATTCAATTATCTAGCGTGGAGACCAACCTAGCAGAGGTTGGAGGTAAGCAACCTGGATTGTCGTCCGAAACGACAGAGAGAAACCTCGGAAGGtga
- a CDS encoding uncharacterized protein (COG:H~EggNog:ENOG503NYA7~MEROPS:MER0004220), translated as MKFKEIRCRGTPYDIGLAHGEAAKVEIERGLAFYAGLFWEASKLQWPQVRELARDFDGTIAARWPRYYEEMRGIAEGASRDILDIVALNVRSEIVFGQFSDGCTSAYCRGDAYSYMGQNWDWKKAQGANLIQLTILQSDIPAIKMITEAGIIGKIGLNAAGVGVCFNAIRAKGLDKTRLPVHLGLRLALESTSVEQALRRLQGVGMASSAHFLIGDVDTAVGLEFTSSTFAQVPVNDVGFIVHANHMLRAHQGIYEPEWLEDSPRRVDTMGRNILAAGVLSWGGFCALFEDETGWPCSINRSAEGKSEFPTLFNICIDLGKRRAVVRGGRPTSGDSGLVLSFDAGG; from the exons ATGAAGTTCAAAGAGATTCGTTGTCGTGGCACACCCTACGAT ATCGGGCTCGCCCATGGTGAAGCGGCCAAGGTGGAGATTGAGCGCGGGCTCGCATTCTACGCCGGCCTCTTCTGGGAGGCAAGCAAGCTCCAATGGCCTCAAGTCCGGGAGCTGGCGCGAGACTTTGATGGCACCATAGCAGCCCGATGGCCACGCTACTACGAAGAGATGCGAG GCATTGCCGAGGGAGCCAGCCGTGATATTCTCGACATTGTTGCACTAAACGTGCGGTCTGAAATAGTGTTCGGGCAGTTTAGCGATGGCTGTACCAGCGCGTACTGCAGGGGCGATGCCTACTCGTACATGGGACAGAACTGGGAT TGGAAGAAAGCACAAGGAGCAAATCTGATCCAGCTCACCATTCTCCAGTCTGATATCCCGGCAATCAAGATGATCACCGAGGCGGGAATAATTGGCAAGATTGGGCTCAACGCTGCAGGCGTCGGCGTATGTTTCAACGCCATCCGCGCCAAAGGGCTCGACAAGACGCGGCTACccgtccacctcggcctgcgGCTAGCACTGGAAAGCACCTCGGTCGAGCAAGCGTTGAGGAGgctccagggcgtcggcatGGCGAGTTCAGCGCACTTCCTGATCGGCGACGTGGACACGGCGGTTGGTCTCGAGTTTACATCTAGCACATTCGCCCAGGTACCGGTCAACGACGTCGGCTTTATCGTGCATGCGAATCACatgctgcgcgcgcaccaGGGCATCTACGAGCCGGAGTGGCTGGAAGACTCCCCGCGGCGCGTCGATACGATGGGAAGGAATATCCTCGCGGCCGGGGTCCTGTCTTGGGGAGGATTCTGCGCATTGTTTGAGGACGAAACCGGGTGGCCCTGCTCGATCAATAGGTCAGCGGAGGGCAAGAGCGAGTTCCCAACGTTGTTCAACATATGCATCGACTTGGGGAAACGAAGGGCGGTTGTGAGAGGAGGCCGGCCGACTTCAGGCGACAGTGGCCTGGTACTGTCTTTTGACGCGGGGGGATGA
- a CDS encoding uncharacterized protein (TransMembrane:7 (o14-34i46-67o87-111i123-145o165-193i205-223o243-263i)~COG:S~EggNog:ENOG503NZ3B) — MATGEGPNRGPELLAVNIFFCVLAGVIVLLRCYSRAALIKGFGLDDWLMILSTLFFLAYCVMSNLGVKHGTGQHQGSLAKEDIKQATMYWWFCYIFFSLTMITSKVSFAWFLLRITTTRSHSLIIYGASLCTVVAGGVFFFVTLFQCNPISSYWDKDQGGHCLNMNIIMALAYLYSVFSVITDFTFAILPGFIIWHLKLKTRARVALIGLVVMGCAASSAVVVRCGYLVRFKDPDFLWATTDIAIWSTVEMGLAISAASLATLRPLFKMVAWRLGIASRQTTSARTPYGASIPQGRAPNSTHGVDTFDNRVYVLSEFTQGTSKVERFADWKVGTHTVAYAEHHKKNMSDHDVHMTTGSVDSQENLNREQFKGM, encoded by the exons atgGCTACGGGAGAAGGGCCCAACCGTGGCCCAGAGCTTCTCGCGGTCAACATTTTCTTTTGCGTGCTTGCAGGCGTCATTGTCTTGTTGCGATGCTActctcgcgccgccctcatcaaGGGGTTTGGCCTTGACGACTGGCTCATGATCCTTTCCACC ctcttcttccttgcGTACTGCGTCATGTCCAATTTGGGTGTCAAGCATGGCACCGGCCAGCACCAGGGCAGCCTGGCAAAAGAGGACATTAAGCAGGCCACGATG TACTGGTGGTTCTGTTACATCTTCTTCAGTTTGACAATGATCACATCCAAGGTGTCTTTCGCTTGGTTCCTTCTCCGAATCACGACAACTAGATCCCACTCCCTCATCATTTACGGCGCGTCGCTCTGCACAGTTGTCGCAGGAGGCGTATTCTTCTTCGTGACGCTCTTTCAGTGCAATCCGATATCCTCATACTGGGACAAGGATCAAGGCGGGCACTGCCTCAACATGAACATCATCATGGCCCTCGCATATCTCTACAGCGTCTTCAGCGTGATCACAGACTTCACTTTCGCGATACTCCCAGGGTTCATCATTTGGCACCTCAAGTTAAAGACTAGAGCCAGGGTGGCCCTCATAGGTCTGGTGGTAATGGGATGCGC CGCAAGCTCAGCTGTCGTGGTGCGCTGCGGGTATCTCGTCAGGTTCAAAGATCCAGACTTTTTAT GGGCTACTACCGACATCGCGATATGGTCGACCGTCGAAATGGGCCTCGCCatcagcgccgcgagcctgGCCACACTGCGGCCCCTCTTCAAAATGGTCGCGTGGAGACTGGGTATCGCATCCCGGCAGACCACGTCTGCCAGAACCCCGTACGGGGCCAGCATTCCGCAAGGTCGGGCCCCGAACAGCACACACGGAGTCGACACCTTCGACAATCGCGTATACGTTCTTTCCGAGTTCACACAAGGCACTAGCAAAGTCGAACGATTTGCGGACTGGAAAGTGGGCACGCATACGGTGGCGTACGCCGAGCATCACAAGAAGAACATGTCAGATCATGACGTCCacatgacgacgggcagcgTCGACAGCCAAGAGAACTTGAACAGAGAGCAGTTCAAAGGCATGTAG
- a CDS encoding uncharacterized protein (EggNog:ENOG503P23G~COG:Q): MLRKDNPSVSLATLPLLNGKAYAIFDPTMIHAVLRSKSAIFEPFIINLATMAFNLSKKSLTKVIEDDSLLPDLTTSYSLGFKTQPLRTMTRRFLDNISRKLDMIDNDAYTTDPSNAGRETLTNQTLEVKNLYLWSRDIMTLSMTNALYGDCNPYSEDPSLISVLWEFEDALPSFLKSLFPSITMPSGYRARKRLHEAMTKYYSEKCDAIDPTTSVLIKQRAETFRQHGFDGEDIAKIETLQAVIATTNATPTFFWLLTFVLSRPELFARLRAELEGALVFEPTAASGDSAKAKPKTATLDVSRLEDQLPLMTSCYRETLRMINHAVSMRRITADMSLTAADGKTYLLREGYDVQLPAGVGHGDMGIWGPDADVFKAERFLPEAQDSKAQTSHHQSRVERTRKAAFLPFGGGKHLCPGRVMAFEGILGFMALVLLRVELEPLGMGFDDVKMGGAKMTAASCKPVNDGAGLGARIKRRPGWETTRIVIKSA, translated from the exons ATGCTTCG CAAGGACAACCCGAGCGTCTCCCTGGCGACCCTACCTTTGTTAAACGGTAAAGCCTACGCAATTTTCGACCCGACTATGATCCACGCGGTACTGCGATCAAAGTCAGCGATTTTTGAGCCCTTCATCATCAACCTTGCTACGATGGCATTCAACCTCTCCAAGAAGAGTCTTACAAAAGTCATTGAAGACGACAGCCTTCTACCAGACCTGACCACTTCCTATAGCCTAGGGTTTAAGACCCAACCTCTAAGGACCATGACTCGTCGCTTTTTGGACAACATTTCACGCAAGCTAGATATGATTGACAACGACGCGTACACGACTGATCCCTCAAATGCGGGCAGAGAAACGCTGACCAACCAAACACTGGAGGTGAAGAATCTGTATCTATGGTCCAGAGATATAATGACGCTGTCAATGACGAACGCTCTTTATGGCGACTGCAATCCTTACTCGGAGGACCCCAGTTTAATTTCTGTTCTCTG GGAGTTCGAGGATGCCCTTCCGTCATTTCTCAAATCGCTTTTCCCCTCAATCACGATGCCCAGTGGTTATCGTGCGAGGAAGCGACTGCACGAGGCCATGACGAAGTACTATAGCGAGAAATGCGATGCTATCGACCCCACAACGTCCGTCTTGATCAAACAGAGGGCGGAGACTTTTCGGCAGCACGGATTTGACGGGGAGGACATCGCCAAGATAGAGACCCTACAAGCTGTGATTGCCACCACCAATGCCACGCCGACGTTCTTCTGGCTGCTCACTTTCGTGTTGAGCCGGCCCGAATTATTCGCACGGCTGCGCGCTGAGCTCGAAGGCGCTCTTGTATTCGAACCCACAGCAGCGTCTGGCGACTCGGCAAAGGCCAAACCCAAAACCGCGACATTGGATGTTAGTCGACTTGAAGACCAGCTGCCCCTCATGACGAGCTGTTACCGCGAGACACTACGGATGATCAATCATGCAGTCAGCATGCGCCGCATCACAGCGGACATGTCTCTCACAGCAGCAGACGGGAAAACATACTTGCTGAGGGAGGGATATGATGTTCAATTGCCGGCAGGCGTCGGTCATGGAGACATGGGGATCTGGGGCCCGGACGCTGACGTGTTCAAGGCGGAGCGATTCCTGCCCGAAGCACAGGACTCCAAGGCACAGACTTCACATCACCAATCGCGGGTAGAGCGCACTCGCAAAGCTGCGTTCTTGCCATTTGGCGGAGGTAAGCACCTCTGCCCCGGGAGAGTCATGGCTTTTGAAGGGATTCTGGGATTCATGGCGTTGGTACTATTGCGCGTGGAACTGGAGCCCCTGGGGATGGgcttcgacgacgtcaagatGGGCGGGGCGAAGATGACAGCAGCATCCTGCAAGCCTGTCAACGACGGAGCAGGTCTTGGGGCCCGGATCAAGCGGCGACCTGGCTGGGAAACAACAAGAATTGTCATCAAGAGTGCGTAA
- a CDS encoding uncharacterized protein (COG:S~EggNog:ENOG503P3CA): protein MRQDVSFDSQGLRLAGHLYLPDQLTPSERLPAIVVSHPGAGVKEQTAGIYANRLHNEGFITLTFDCAYHGESEGTPRGLEDPAHRVEDIKNAVSFLACHERVDPDRIALLGICASGGYAITATATDIRIKAVATVSGVDLGSFMRKGFNGKQDPSVLKSQLEQAARARTAAAGGADAGGFSLFPPDEATAKGWGKYAYEAWSYYTTPRGCHPRSAKVMPWISIDKLASFFGFGVIDQIGPKPVLMIVGAEAETKWMAEEAIPNAKEPKELYQIDGASHVDLYDIDEHVTKATSRLVNYYKHWLGV from the coding sequence ATGAGACAGGACGTCAGTTTCGACAGCCAAGGCCTAAGGCTAGCTGGACATCTCTACCTTCCAGACCAGCTGACGCCTTCTGAGCGCCTCCCAGCAATCGTGGTCAGCCATCCTGGAGCAGGCGTGAAGGAACAAACTGCCGGAATCTACGCCAATCGTCTTCACAACGAAGGGTTCATCACACTTACCTTCGATTGCGCCTACCATGGAGAGAGTGAAGGCACGCCACGGGGGCTAGAAGACCCTGCACACCGCGTGGAAGACATCAAGAACGCCGTGTCATTCCTCGCCTGTCACGAGAGAGTCGATCCGGACCGCATCGCGTTATTGGGGATCTGCGCCTCCGGTGGCTACGCCATCACCGCAACGGCGACCGACATCCGCATCAAGGCCGTTGCGACCGTCAGTGGTGTGGACCTGGGAAGCTTCATGCGAAAGGGCTTCAACGGAAAACAGGACCCTTCCGTCCTGAAGAGTCAGCTAGAACAGGCCGCACGCGCCAGAACTGCCGCCGCAGGTGGCGCTGACGCAGGAGGCTTCTCCTTGTTTCCTCCCGACGAGGCGACTGCCAAAGGTTGGGGCAAGTACGCATATGAGGCCTGGAGCTACTACACTACACCACGCGGCTGCCATCCCCGCTCGGCGAAAGTCATGCCCTGGATCAGCATCGACAAACTCGCCAGCTTCTTTGGCTTTGGTGTGATTGATCAAATCGGCCCAAAGCCCGTTCTGATGATTGTGGGAGCCGAAGCGGAGACGAAGTGGATGGCAGAGGAGGCGATTCCGAACGCCAAAGAGCCCAAGGAGCTGTACCAGATCGATGGCGCGAGCCATGTTGACCTGTATGACATCGATGAGCATGTGACGAAAGCTACCTCACGGCTGGTAAATTACTATAAACACTGGCTTGGGGTTTGA
- a CDS encoding Salicylate 1-monooxygenase (TransMembrane:1 (i35-54o)~EggNog:ENOG503NY33~COG:C), whose amino-acid sequence MRRRASKRADSLITSERALVLNDAMGSKIQSQKHFTVAIIGGGIGGLALAIGLLRRNVPVQIYEAATAFRETGLGLSIGPAAHRALPLIDPMLRVAYDSLVTTNADSPGFERFRDTWFEVVWASGEASGQVMMDLKALPSGQTTLRRADFLAALVEMIPQDIAHFDKRLVALQENVDGVRLSFEDGTSVDADIVVGCDGIKSKVKEFMLPEEVEKTRPTYSGMYCYRAVLGMQDAVSAVGNHRARVATWYIGNGCYAITYPIMNGKKLNFGMYKLDAKTWDSDGWVRPAAKEDLNRDMGHMGSYVNELMKHVSDTSQWAIFEHPPVSSYSRSRVAILGDAAHASTPHQGAGAGQAIEDAYVLAELLADDAVETMEDVVAAFKAYDSVRRPRSQKVVTSSKENAELLCLCHKGIGNDGEKLRQSWDERFQWLWNLDLDEHIESGRAQLYEYMRHNKTKGQGEQGGT is encoded by the exons ATGAGACGTCGGGCATCCAAGAGGGCCGATTCCCTCATCACATCAGAGCGTGCCTTGGTGCTGAACGATGCAATGGGGAGCAAAATACAGTCGCAAAAGCATTTCACAGTCGCCATTATTGGTGGCGGAATTGGGGGCCTTGCGCTGGCAATCGGACTGCTTCGACGCAACGTCCCCGTGCAAATCTATGAAGCCGCCACTGCCTTTCGTGAGACTGGCCTGGGCCTGTCTATTGGACCGGCCGCGCACCGTGCACTACCTCTGATAGATCCCATGCTACGAGTAGCATACGATTCACTTGTCACGACGAATGCGGATAGCCCCGGATTCGAACGATTTCGGGACACATGGTTCGAAGTCGTTTGGGCCTCGGGGGAAGCTTCGGGTCAGGTCATGATGGATCTGAAAGCTCTACCCTCAGGACAGACTACGCTTCGACGAGCCGACTTCCTTGCGGCATTGGTGGAGATGATCCCTCAAGATATAGCCCACTTCGACAAAAGGTTGGTTGCCCTTCAAGAAAATGTTGATGGGGTGCGGTTGTCCTTTGAAGATGGGACAAGCGTCGACGCCGATATTGTCGTTGGATGTGACGGCATCAAATCCAAGGTGAAAGAGTTCATGCTTCCTGAAGAGGTGGAAAAGACGAGACCAACGTATAGTGGGATGTATTGCTATCGTGCAGTCCTGGGCATGCAAGACGCGGTGAGTGCTGTGGGCAACCATAGAGCCAGAGTTGCGACATGGTACATTGGAAACGGATGTTACGCGATTACCTACCCGATTATGAACGGAAAGAAGCTCAACTTTGGCATGTATAAATTGGATGCGAAGACGTGGGACAGCGATGGTTGGGTTCGTCCTGCAGCAAAGGAGGATCTCAACAGGGACATGGGCCACATGGGCTCCTACGTCAATGAGCTGATGAAG CACGTGTCCGACACGTCGCAGTGGGCGATCTTTGAGCACCCGCCGGTGTCGAGCTACTCACGATCCCGAGTCGCAATACTAGGCGACGCAGCACATGCTTCGACTCCCCACCAGGGCGCTGGGGCCGGCCAAGCCATAGAAGATGCGTATGTGCTCGCTGAACTTCTGGCTGATGATGCGGTGGAAACTATGGAggacgtggtggcggccttCAAGGCATACGATAGTGTTCGTCGGCCCCGCAGCCAGAAGGTCGTCACGAGCAGCAAGGAAAATGCCGAGCTTCTTTGTCTCTGCCACAAAGGCATAGGGAATGATGGAGAGAAACTTAGGCAGTCGTGGGATGAGCGCTTTCAGTGGCTGTGGAACCTCGACTTAGACGAGCATATCGAAAGTGGTCGGGCTCAGTTGTACGAATACATGCGGCACAACAAGACGAAGGGTCAGGGTGAGCAAGGCGGGACATGA
- a CDS encoding uncharacterized protein (EggNog:ENOG503NYC2~COG:Q), translated as MTFEQFGVKPGQHIPGQVVHDYLTAFANNFNLMPRMRLNQKVLSAELLNDGSWLLRLVSTKSHGEGPVPETLVASKLVVATGLTSEPQWPVFEGREHFKRELFHAKELKDRTDSIERAKSVVVLGGNKSAWDTCFFAAKCGAHVHMVMRPGGGGPSWVWPLFFSPFKVSVQRLASTRFFTWFDPCIWSEETGLISWIRAGLHNTCVGRWIVSKFWNCIGSFAHKAHRYDDHPETRKLKPWVSPFWMGNSLSIHNYTSSWFELVRQGRITVHIADVVRLSEGTVHLSDGEDVAADAFVCCTGWKTRPPILFLPDEVAGMMLPRQGREDDQELSDRARRDVFARIPALKAGPKRTLPDGTVQGSKHAVPDNTGSPYRLYRFLIPLDERSLQHRNIAFIGSHLALNATMIAQIQALWVTAFFMNEIDHLKPKVIDQKEVRYSAFLHSEYGRIRHPHIAGGAGERCPDLAFDCLPYMDLLLSDLGLHQFRKSRETGIWSEIFHRYGPSDYVGLVQEWLYSRVKTAGGDGRG; from the coding sequence ATGACCTTCGAGCAATTTGGCGTCAAGCCTGGACAGCATATTCCCGGACAAGTCGTGCACGACTACCTGACCGCATTCGCCAACAATTTCAACCTCATGCCTCGAATGCGGTTGAACCAAAAAGTACTCTCCGCGGAGCTTCTCAACGACGGCTCATGGCTCCTGAGACTGGTCTCTACAAAGAGTCATGGTGAAGGTCCAGTGCCAGAAACACTCGTCGCTAGCAAACTGGTCGTTGCCACTGGTCTTACGTCCGAACCTCAATGGCCAGTATTCGAAGGCCGTGAACATTTCAAGAGAGAGCTCTTTCACGCCAAAGAGTTGAAAGACCGCACCGATAGCATAGAGCGAGCCAAAAGCGTAGTGGTATTGGGCGGGAACAAGTCTGCGTGGGATACGTGCTTCTTCGCTGCAAAGTGTGGTGCACATGTCCACATGGTCATGagaccgggcggcggcggcccgagCTGGGTTTGGCCACTTTTCTTCTCGCCCTTCAAAGTCTCCGTCCAGCGATTGGCCTCGACGCGATTCTTCACCTGGTTCGACCCATGCATCTGGAGCGAAGAGACCGGCTTGATAAGTTGGATTCGCGCTGGTCTTCACAACACCTGTGTTGGACGTTGGATCGTGTCCAAGTTTTGGAACTGCATCGGGAGCTTCGCCCACAAAGCCCATCGATACGACGATCATCCCGAGACGCGAAAGCTGAAGCCTTGGGTGAGCCCATTCTGGATGGGGAATTCCCTCAGCATCCATAACTACACGTCCTCTTGGTTTGAGCTTGTCCGACAAGGCCGAATCACTGTGCATATTGCAGACGTTGTTCGACTTTCTGAGGGTACGGTACACCTCTCCGATGGCGAAGACGTAGCTGCCGATGCCTTCGTCTGCTGTACAGGGTGGAAGACACGGCCTCCAATTCTCTTCCTGCCCGACGAGGTTGCCGGCATGATGTTACCTCGGCAAGGAAGGGAAGATGATCAAGAGCTATCAGATAGGGCACGAAGGGATGTCTTTGCCCGCATCCCGGCCCTGAAAGCCGGACCGAAGCGAACACTACCAGATGGAACAGTACAAGGTTCAAAGCATGCCGTCCCCGACAATACTGGCAGTCCTTATCGGCTATATCGCTTTCTCATTCCGCTCGATGAAAGGTCCCTCCAACACCGGAACATCGCATTCATCGGTTCCCACCTTGCGCTCAACGCCACCATGATAGCGCAGATTCAGGCTCTCTGGGTAACTGCATTTTTCATGAATGAGATTGATCATCTGAAGCCCAAAGTGATTGATCAAAAGGAAGTAAGGTACTCTGCATTTCTACACAGCGAATACGGCCGCATTAGACACCCGCACATCGCGGGTGGAGCCGGTGAGAGATGCCCAGACTTGGCTTTTGACTGTTTGCCATATATGGATCTCCTTCTCAGCGATCTCGGGTTGCACCAATTCAGGAAGTCAAGAGAGACGGGGATTTGGTCGGAGATCTTTCATCGTTATGGGCCGAGCGACTATGTCGGACTGGTCCAAGAGTGGCTGTATTCAAGAGTcaagacggccggcggcgatggtcgTGGATGA